Within Styela clava chromosome 8, kaStyClav1.hap1.2, whole genome shotgun sequence, the genomic segment gcttagtttacatcgagttgtgtaaagggacagaaacctatgggcagggggtatattcaattgactaacacggacagtcctcgaactcgtgatagaactaaaataaggaaaatcagaataaaattatgccctaacgctaacctggtacatatactatacGGGAATGCCAAATTCGCAATATGAAGGATATTGTTGACAGCGTTCGTAGATTTAATAGGATTAAATGAAAGGAACGGTTTCTACCTTGTTTGTGTGTTTTTGCGGGATATGTGTTATAGTTAATAGCACATATATTGTGTGATCCTTCCActattattatacaaaatatatacagGAAATTGTGATGCTGGTATAGTTAAGACATCATATCTATATTTGagacaaaaatattatatataggaAATAATATTTACCAGGATTTTATCGGTGCATGTGTTTTCTTTACCAATAAAATAAGACAAAAAGGCGATGTCTTGCTGTTCAAACTTCTTTTGCAAGTCCTTCATCTGTTGAAACAGCTTTGAATCATCGCCACAATATGCGcaactaaatataataaataaaataactaagATGGAGATTAAAATGAGTGTGTCAAATAAgagtaaatttaatatattatgtgaacaataaaatttcaacCATTAACGTGGCTAATGCTATACTTTGATACTTAagaatcaaaattgaaattaaaatcaatGTGTAAAATATTCAGCATAAATTAATATTCACGTTTTATGGCTGCCATATGTGTCGTTAGAAGTTGGATCTGACTTTCTGATTCAGGATTCGAGTttgatttcatcaaaataatacttcaaaatgaattttgtaCAACATCGTTAATAGTTAAACATGTAACTTGTGGTCGATAAGTCGCACCTGATTATAAGGCGCAGTGCTAATAAATTACCAAGATCGGAGCTTAGTCCACGTATAAGATGTATCTGACTATAAGACGCAGCAATTTTACGGAGTATTGAACAAacaaaaatctcaaatttttttatacctatTGTATTTTAATCTGAGTGAACGTAAAACGACGGTTTGATATGAAACAATAATAACGATACTGGATTTCAGTGTAGGAAATAAGGCAATAaaagcactacctgatccaCACGTTACGTACACGGTCGAGACTAAAAAAAGGTTTAAGGTGCGCGGTACTTATAGATACGAAATGGACCTGTAGATCATTTTGTTAATATGTTTTTGTTCTTGATGGGATTTTTCTTCTCGTTGTTATCGCTTTCATATTTACGAATAGACCGACCAATTGCTTTGAGATTTTCAGTGATTTAATCttttatttttcgctagaaggtagtacttttatttattaaaaaatttctagtgtgatctgatattcatccagaacttgctatatttttatttttcatggaaACACGGTTTCCAATCCACCAATCGTGGCGGCTGTTTCCGATTTGACGCAATGCGGAGATAAATTGATACCAGTAGATACAGTACGAAAAGTACTGTTTTGaactccgtgtccatatatttgaatctCGCCCTCTTGTTTCTGAGTGATTTCTTACGCTATTTCATAGCATCCCCAACAGTGTCTCATGGTGATCTGGGCCATGTGCGACTTAGATTTTGagaataatattgaattaattATTGGTACGAGGCTAATGAAATACTCACCCATCGGTCATGAAAACAACAAGTCTTTCTGTTCCAGGTTCAAAATTTCTTGCTCCTCTTGCCGGTGTTATCATATCTTTTCTGACAAACTCAAGCGCATCAACAATACACGTACCTCCCCCTTTGTATCTTTGAGGAATTCGATTTCATTAGAATTATACGAAACATACTGAACATTGTTGcaattgaaatgtttttaattttcgacaGTAGAAATGAGAAcgaattttttcatatttcaatatttgtgtATACTGAAAACCAAAATCATAGAAACAAAATATGCTAAAAttctacaaaaaaaataaagatattaataataactaaataaaaaagtCATGGGAGAGAAATtgagcatttttattttatttattcatttattgttATAATCAAAACATTATCATCCTCACTTGATTTTGTCCATAGTTTTGACGATGCTTGGTTTATCGaaatatttgtcaaaatttaAATGAGGTGTCTGCTTTTGATTAAATGTCATTATAGCAACTCTAGTTTTCTTTTTTCCAACGTCAATATTTCCACAAAACTCTGAATGAAACGAGAAACACAATCACTATTAGTATGAGTGGTTTTCGCACGTTCAAATTATGTTATTCATCAACTAGAACGGAATTTTAGTTCCGTAGCTTAGGCTTCTTCCGTAGTTCAAACTTGTTTCTCcacttaaaaaaattgcaactttATGTGAAGAAAATTATCCAGATTAGCGAGTAGTAAACTGACTATGATAAATGACATGTGTACTCTCATATATACTAGAAATGGGATATAGAAACCCAGTAgatattatattcaatatcaTATCATTGAGAAGAGAGATTTAAATTGAATTCATGTTTACCGTTTCGAAGTTTGGGCATAACAGTATTTCAGCAAGAATGATACTTACTTGAGGTCAACGTTTTGGCGAGTCTTATTTcctttttaaagtttttttcttTAATACTGCCACTCTCgtcgattaaaaataaaatatcacgaTTGGCCGTGCTGAGAATTTCCTGTATAATAAAACATCGTTTGAGATTGAAGATTCGTACAGTTAATAAGTTGTAGGGTGAAGTTCTTGAATGATATAACTCACTCGTTTTACTCTAGTGTTGCTGGAAAACTGGGCAGGTGCTGGTTCTTCAACAATTTCGATGTAACCGTCGGCTCTTCTACGTCTCCTCCGTACTTTTACACATTTCCCACCCATGCGCAAAGTACCACTGGCACCATAAAATGGAGTTGCACAAGGATTGTAGGCTAGAATTGTAGGCTTTcacaatgcaaaaaaaaatagttagcACGCTTGGAGcactaaattttatttattcaatttgtatGGTGTGATTATTGTACCGCAGCTTTAATCAAAGCTTTGTCTAAGCGCGTAACGCATTAAGCAAAATtacggatatatatatatataaattgatataagaaataaaatttctaacCTGTCTCAAAACCATAGCGTCGATGGAAGTTCTAAAACCCTGAAAAGTGAATGAACGTCAAAAATATACTTATGTTATCAGCTAGTTTGCACATTCCTTCAGGATGAAGGAACCATGGTGGTAGAAGATGGTATGATCAATTGTGATACGCAAGTGAGTGAAGCAATATCGCTGATAAACTATATTAAGAAGTTATCTTCAGGcgtaaaaatattattattggacATGCACGAAGTAGAACTATGActcttttttgttaaattgttgctGTTTCCGTTAGTCTTCTTATTCCTATGTTTTTTCGTTATTGCTGTAAAAATATCTCTTCAACCACTAGACTAATTGCTtaaaaattttcagtgattaagaGTGTTATTATTACTAAGAGACTTACTTACTTTTGTGGGATTTTTGGAATAAGGAatattacattttcaaatttttgaatctTTAGAATTGGGAAAAATACTAGCAACATCAGCAGCAATTTAACAATTCAATTAATAAAGCTAATATTTCATTCCTGTCCACAATGCAACAATAAGCTTCTTACGGGTTGCGAGCTCCGCCCAGCAGGTGATGCTGTTGCAACAGCGTCAAATAAGCCTTGAGCTGTATATTGGACTTCATTGCAAGCTGTAAAAATGACTTGGTATAGAGTATACTGATTTCTAATGCACATAGAAGTAAATGAACATTTCTGATACTTTCAACATAATTATGCAATTTCTTAATTATTGTCAATttataactttatttttatGCCAGCATGAATTAAACTGAAGCAATTCAGAATTCCttccaatatacaataattttttttttaaatacatacgTCAtcaaatagtaattttttattGTGGGAAACTATACATAAAGTTGGAACAACGCGAAATAATTCACTCAAATTCCCAAATATTATTGGaatcaaattttcaacattaacacgtcaataataaaatacttaCTGTGACCATGTGAACAACAGTAAAATAACACTCAATTGCTATATTCACTTTTAAAAGATTTTAGCGACATACATATATAACGAGATGACGGTCCAGTGCAGTCTTTTCCTCCGTTCTTGGCGGGAAATTTCACTCTTGTTTGTCGAATACGGAGGGATTTTACTCCGATCTTAATGCATTTCGCTCCTTGCCACTCTGACCATTTGCAATCTTtgacagaaaaaaaaacgaaatagtTTGGAATATCAATGATGAAACTGCCATGAAATACCAATAATCATGATATTCATATGATATCACAATTCAGTCAGACAATTGGCAAAAATTGAGATTTACAGATTCTGTGATGCGTGATCGGCTATATCAGCAACGATTGAAATACTTATAGAGCAACGTAATTCAGCTTAATTAATCTTCCAATAAAATTTTGGAGATATTgagtataaataatatattcgaaaaatattgcAGTCAAAGTGATTAATCAAACTCTTACTTCGCTTTTTCGATGCACTCGGCCAAGTAAAAAAACTCCCGACGTCCAACAACATTATAAAAGCAAATAGAAATAATAAACGTATCATGATGTAGGCGTTACTGATTTTCTGAACTCGTGAGATCAAGTCACCTACTTTGCCAAAAATTAAGCTAAGTATCGAAATTAATAAAACCTGGCTTATTTATAGGCAACGACCATTAAAAGATTCgatatttaagaaaaaaaacggtgtaaaaaacaaaaaactgggtgttgaaaatttaaaaaatatcttctGAGTCGATCTTGTTTGGCTATTATAGATTTTTATTCAGATTGAACTAAAATAACCAATATTATAATACTGAAAAATTGTAAACCAAAGGGCTTACAAAAATACACGCAACCTTTGAATGCTTCCAAAACCTGAAGTGTATAAGAAAGTTTCTTAGCCATAGGGATTATCAGTTTCGTGGTTTGGTAATGTTAAAAAATACCAAATCTGTTTGCAATGATTAAATAATGaagtatatataaaaaagcaatagtgtatttttattgtttgagtctatgaaacaaataattagGTTATGATCGATAAAAACGTCATCGCtacttgaaaattaaaaaaatatatatccgaTTAGATTTATTTCGTGTTGAAATTATAACAGCTAAATTTGTCACGTCGGTGCTTGTTGTCAAGTTGCAAGTTGTCAACTTATTGTCAAGTTGCATATGAGTCGAATACAATGAATTCGTCGATTGATGGACAAGAGTGAGTATTATTATTGCAGTCAAATACAATTTGAGAAGTTTTAGTATTGGGaaacttaaatatttaataatacatGATGCTATTTTGAAATCTAACGTAATTTAATaggattttaaaaacaaaatggaaCTTTAACACCTAAGGCCAGTTTCGTAAATCTCACTGCCATAAACAACACGGGGTATGCTTTATCGGTATGCACGTACACACAGAGAGTTCCCGAATGTACTACTACTAAAAATGTCAGTtgaggaataaataaaaaaagtaaaatagcATATATAATGCTACCTACTGCATCATGAACAAACTTAATTGCGAATTgagaattgtaaaaaatttagtGTTGAGTTATACTTCTCACGAGAAAAGGTTTTTACGCAATGTATGTCCTCAGTTATCTGACTGCTACGAATAATATATCTTTCATATAAGTTTTGCATGCTTAAACGAACGTtcatgtcaaaataaatttagttgTACCGAAATTATGGTACTAAAGTCGCCAGCAACAACGCACAgataatttaatttgaaataagcTTAGTTTCTATTTAATAACAATCTAGCGACATCATttggaaaaaatgaagaattgttGAGTCAATGGAGAATGATTGCCATATTCTAATTAAGATTTATAAATATTGAGTcgcaaaaatttttaaattaagaagggtaaaatcaaagttttattattttgaatgcaAATTTGAGTAAAATATCCTACATAAAATTGCCCCAAACACAATATACTTCAAGATTCAACAAACATGGCCATCCATCCGCTTTCGAAATAAGCATCCCTGTAAAGTGATCcaatttgttttgattattAGTCATCGATGTAACAAACATTCGGGCTCATTTACTGTGAAACCAAGTCTCTATTTTTCAAATGGGCTGGTTTCGACCTTAACCTAATTTAAACAACACAGTTCGATGATTCACGAAATTTTGTTGCTGTAGGCAAATTTCGCGTACATGATcgtattcattttgttttttacattttttagaTTTATTGATACAGCGAATTCCCCAGATTATTTATTGATAGTGTGTTATTCGCTTATTACTAATATATATCTAAAGTTTATGAACTACCTAATTATTTGCTGAAGCCATCTGATATTCTTGCTCTCGCTGTCCAAGGTTTGTCTATTATTTAGGTATTAGCAGTATGAGCCAAATGATGTAATAAAGTCCTTTTAGAGATGTAAAAGCTCTTATTAGTTAAGTTCGATGAACATAGTAGTAAAAAgaatctaaaataaaaagttttatttgatttgggcAGTGTCAGTGAGATCGATAGTTTGATGTATTTCTGACATTTTTAAGCTGCGCTATTATGTTGCGTATTcgattttttattgattttaatttttttttgttaattttcgcCTATTTTGTTCGTGacattttgtatttgaatttaCGCACGAATCAAAAACCGTGCAAAAATGATGCTATACCTTTCAAAGAAGCGAGACCAAATCAGCGGTCCGAACGAGATAGAACATAAATTAAGCTAATCAAATTTTATCACCATGAAATTCTCACTCCCTCATATAAGGCCCAGGATAACTTCTGATTAGAATAACTATGACTAAAAAACGCTTAAATGTTATTAACTCTAAAATTGAGCTcatttatatttggtattgagTAGTATTTGAAAACTATACATTTCACTACGACAtattaatttcataaatttagttTCTTCGTAAGTAGAAATATGAATAGATTGCCTGTTTGGATTACAATAGCGGTATTACTATTGACAGATTTGAGTGTAGCGAGTGTTTTCTACTGGCCGTCTGCAGAAGATGCCAATAAGACGCGAGGTAAGATTATCTCTGAATAGTTTTTTAGTATACTAACTGCTTTGTCGATAAGCattcaagttaaaaaaaatacttattaCTTACACTTATACTACTTACTTGATATCGTTTTCTAACCATTGTCTTGCGTTTTCAATTTTGGATTTGTATCCAATGTCTTTTCTATACTAATATTGAAACGTACTTCATTAACTAAGATTTTAGTCTGTCTATTGTTAATGACAAATTCTTAAAAGCAAACTTCCATTGATATTACGTACggtaaatttttgatttgaattttagATTGCAAATGGGGTCCCTGGCAAGGAACAACGTGTGAAAAAACGGGAAAACGTGTCTTTCAGATTTTCCAGACTAGAATAAAGTTTGAAGCTAAGAACGGAGGAAACGATTGTCGCGGTCGAACATTCCGAGTTAAACGTGAGTTTAAgcattttcaatattgatattatttaaaaatattgatgatTAGTCGCATTTATATAGtataacatttttcatttttttagctTGCACGATGACAGATTTCATTGCTGAAAGTCTGTATCGAACCGTTAATACTGGAACAGAGGTTGGTGGTGACACATGCTATTTGtagtaataatttttatatgtatcatagTATTAATTTACGAAAAATCCCAGAAGCAAGTATTGTTGTTTCTACATATATGAGATCATATAGCTTTAATTGGGGCATTATGACTTACCAAGATCAGCTGCAACATGTTATGTGAATACAGTCGTTTACCTAACTCTACCATTTCGCTCAAGTCGCAATAAATTGGAACGAATGAAAGTCGATGGTACAGAAAATCAGCTCATATAATGctcattttatgaatttttgtaCTAAGGCAGTtttgaagttaaaatattgTGAAGATAAACTATTTCAAATATCTCTAAATATCAGGCTGGAACCACGGACTCTGGTAAAGGTGGATTTATGTGGAGTTCATGGTCGTCGACAGTGAGTAGAATGATTGGTATCATTTTAATTGATTCATTTTATCAAAATGCGTTGAAATTTTACACATAATGAACgataaatataatgaaattaatTAACACTGAATGTGTCTTCCTTCAAGAAGAAATATGCTAATTTCGCGGACATTCTTATTTGACAAATGTTCGAAAAACACTTTAATTGCGATCGGCTAGCTACCATAATGGCTGTCAACTATAAGAGTTACCATTTTTagcaaaattttcatttatcttGACTCATGTCTTTACAGAACTTGTTTAGACGTTTTCCATTTTTTTAGACTTGGATGATTAACTTGCTTATACTTCCATTTACTGGCGTCTCCATTTTCCACTAAATGAATTACACAACTCATACTTCAGTTTCAGTAGTCGCTttcatttttggacacgaaatgtaaaTAGGGATCGTTTTTTATAGGGGGCGTCATAGAACTTAGGTAAAGATAACTTTGCCGTTatcttatataaatataaagcaaacatTGTCGGTTTATAAATTTGCATTTCTAAACTAGCATACTGAAACCCTCTacataaattaatttgtgtCGAAAGGATTCTAATCAGCTTCACAAATATAATCCTTGCGCCGAACGTTTTTATGATGAAAACGGTGGTTTGAGAATTGCTGGAAAATGTGAAACCGTTGAAAGAACACGAAAAAGAGAGGATGGCTCCACCGAAACGGTAGAAGAACCTGCTCCAGTTATTACAAGAAGAAGAAAACGAGTAAGTGTCGGTTGTGTATAACTCGTTTGGCGGGTGTATTTGCGTTTAAGTACATTGCTGTAAAAAAGACTCCATTTTTAAGCGAATAACTTACGTTTATTCTGAATGAAAGTAAAAGTTGTAGGTTTTGTGCATCTTATTACCGACGGTTATTTTTCGTCATAATCTTAAGCTAAACATGTCATTCATCAATTGTGATTCATCCTTTACTAGAAACAGATATAATGTGTTAAAGGTGTTCAATATAAAGACTATTTTCTGTTTCACttaaaaattccaaaatgaATAAGGAATTGTTATAATTATATTGGCTAGATTATGCAGTGAAAGATATACAAAATCTCCCTCGCGAAATACCAACCTTTAATTATCTAGCCAAGATGCAATTAGTTGGGACAATATACTAATTTtgcacatatatattatatatatatgaaaaaaacttaAACCAAcaccatcaaaacaaaatgatgaATATAATCTCACATTCAGAATATTCTCAGTACGAACAAGCGAGATCTTTTGTTTCTGATCGATGCAAGTGGAAGTATAGGGGAAGAAAATCTAGAAAAAGAAATCAAGTTGGCAAAAACAATGGCATCAAGTAAATGGTGATAGTTAAAACAGAAGCATACATATTGTAATAGAAGTTCTTAGAACGGCGATTTCAAAATGCCCTCACTTTATTCAAAAGtccttaatttttatttacttcGTTATAGAATTATGTGACAAAATATCTATTGGAAAGAACAAAACCAGAGTGGCTGTGATGACTTTCACCCACAAGCAGAAGCCTCATCTCAATTTTGACGATTATTTCGAAAAACCGGAAGTAATTAAATccatggataaaataaagttagtaaaatttgtaatattttttgcagCATGAATTAAGTTATGCCGAATTAGATAAACCGCTCAATTAAGTGTTGTTGAAGCTAAAAATCCTGCCTGACTGGCGGGCCACCAGTTGTAACCAGGTTCTATTATTCTGAACCAATTGCGAAAAATGCAgatgcaaataaatatttgaagtcCAACAATGTTCGGAAATTGATTGTAAGTCGTTTCAATTTAGCTGTTCTCGCGACAGTCGTGTCTCGAAATATGCAATCTCAACTCTCAGTGGATATTTACTGCATTTTTATCATAACGATAAATCAGGGTGTCCCATTTGTGTTATTATCGTTGAAAACTCCTCCATTTGCGTGTTTGAGCGCTTGCCAGCGTCGGGTGTTTATATGTCACTCAAGTCTCATTCCATTTCCAACCGGTCGTGTGGTGTGTCTGCATAAGCTTTtaaaaatttctcaatttttactAGTTACCACATATATCATTCATCGACATACAAATAAGTCGTTTCGCGTCATGTTTAAGATATAAAGGAGGTGGGACCTGCATTATTAAAGCTTTGGATTTCACAAGAAAAGAGATGATCACAACAGTAAGAGGAGCAAGAAATTATGAGCCAGGAACAGAAAGGgttgttgtttttattacaGACGGGTAACGAAACAACGTACATTTGTGACGTGTGATATTTATCGATTATTTAGCGTTATCTCGCAAGGAATCCCACAAGTACATTTGTTACACAGCTTTGTAAattgaatacaataaataataacGGTACATGTGAAGATATTCGCAGATAGTAGATTTTCAACAAATTAAACGTTCTCACAGTTTCATTTAATTGTCTGTTTGAAAGTTGTTATCAAAAATGTCTGCTATCAGGCcataatatttcatataaattatatGAAGTCGAAATTCCCAGACGTAGTCGGAATTTTATACTCTTAGAGTCGTAATTTCAGACCATATTCCTATATATATTAAGATGTGATGAATGCGAAGGTAATTCAAATCTACTGGGCGATCTAAAAGATATGCAGAAACATTTCGAAGACCAGGAGATTGCATTTATTTCATACTTTGTTGGGAAAGCGGACAGTTGCACAAAAGAGATTTTGGTGAGTTGCAGGTTTTTTCCAGTTATTTTTGCTATTTACGCATTATTGTTGGCCAACGTGAACAATAATGACTTaagaaaatcattattattcaCAGCTACGACCACGGCAGACAATGCCACTCAACAAGACTGCTATGCTCATTGCCGGCGCTACATGgtcaataaaaacataatacGTTTTGGGTTCTTCCGTCAGCATTTAATTAGCTATCTATTGTGATACCTTTTTTCGCCTCggataatatgaaatattatctATCACAAACGGAGCTATTTATAAACAGAtgacaattttttaataaaaattcagaTGAAAAAAGTTGATGCCGAATATTAAGAAATTTGCCAAAATTTGTCAAATACAAGATTTGAAATTGGTACATTTTGCCAACCAATATGTTTTTTATTCTGTAATTATCCAATGAcataaactaataaaaactgTTTCAATACTTAGGCCCTTGCTGACGGATCTCGTTGTCATCAATATCACAGAGCTGATAATTGGGCAGAGGTGGATGAAATGACAAAATATATTGCCAAGCAACCTTGCATGGACTCATGGAAGATTGGAGTGCCCTGTACGTTATAAACCATATGACAGCATTTATAATTCAATAAACGAATTACATTTGAAGTAGTTTGTTGTGATATGATGGCAGTAAATCAAAATGGACTTTGGA encodes:
- the LOC144425714 gene encoding uncharacterized protein LOC144425714 — encoded protein: MIRLLFLFAFIMLLDVGSFFTWPSASKKRNCKWSEWQGAKCIKIGVKSLRIRQTRVKFPAKNGGKDCTGPSSRYISCNEVQYTAQGLFDAVATASPAGRSSQPGFRTSIDAMVLRQPTILAYNPCATPFYGASGTLRMGGKCVKVRRRRRRADGYIEIVEEPAPAQFSSNTRVKREILSTANRDILFLIDESGSIKEKNFKKEIRLAKTLTSKFCGNIDVGKKKTRVAIMTFNQKQTPHLNFDKYFDKPSIVKTMDKIKYKGGGTCIVDALEFVRKDMITPARGARNFEPGTERLVVFMTDG
- the LOC144425837 gene encoding matrilin-1-like; amino-acid sequence: MNRLPVWITIAVLLLTDLSVASVFYWPSAEDANKTRDCKWGPWQGTTCEKTGKRVFQIFQTRIKFEAKNGGNDCRGRTFRVKPCTMTDFIAESLYRTVNTGTEAGTTDSGKGGFMWSSWSSTDSNQLHKYNPCAERFYDENGGLRIAGKCETVERTRKREDGSTETVEEPAPVITRRRKRNILSTNKRDLLFLIDASGSIGEENLEKEIKLAKTMASKLCDKISIGKNKTRVAVMTFTHKQKPHLNFDDYFEKPEVIKSMDKIKYKGGGTCIIKALDFTRKEMITTVRGARNYEPGTERVVVFITDGCDECEGNSNLLGDLKDMQKHFEDQEIAFISYFVGKADSCTKEILALADGSRCHQYHRADNWAEVDEMTKYIAKQPCMDSWKIGVPCTL